One Cervus canadensis isolate Bull #8, Minnesota chromosome 13, ASM1932006v1, whole genome shotgun sequence DNA segment encodes these proteins:
- the CCNL2 gene encoding cyclin-L2 isoform X4, producing the protein MAAAAGTGASGSTAPAVAAGTPGSGGTAPGSQGVLIGDRLYSGVLITLENCLLPDDKLRFTPSMSSGLDTDTETDLRVVGCELIQAAGILLRLPQVAMATGQVLFQRFFYTKSFVKHSMEHVSMACVHLASKIEEAPRRIRDVINVFHRLRHLREKKKPVPLLLDQDYVNLKNQIIKAERRVLKELGFCVHVKHPHKIIVMYLQVLECERNQHLVQTSWVASEGK; encoded by the exons ATGGCGGCGGCGGCCGGGACCGGGGCTTCAGGGTCGACGGCCCCCGCGGTAGCGGCTGGCACGCCGGGCTCCGGAGGCACAGCCCCCGGGTCACAAGGGGTGCTGATCGGGGACCGGCTGTACTCCGGGGTGCTCATCACCCTGGAGAACTGCCTTCTGCCCGACGACAAGCTCCGCTTCACGCCGTCCATGTCGAGTGGCCTCGACACCGACACGGAAACCGACCTCCGCGTGGTGGGCTGCGAGCTCATCCAGGCGGCCGGCATCCTGCTACGCCTGCCGCAG GTGGCCATGGCTACCGGGCAGGTGTTGTTCCAGCGGTTCTTCTACACCAAGTCCTTTGTGAAGCATTCCATGGAG CACGTGTCAATGGCCTGTGTTCACCTGGCCTCCAAGATAGAAGAGGCTCCAAGGCGAATACGGGATGTTATCAACGTGTTTCATCGCCTTCGACATCTGCGAGAGAAAAA AAAACCTGTGCCTCTACTCTTGGATCAAGATTACGTTAACTTAAAGAATCAAATTATAAAGGCGGAAAGGCGAGTTCTCAAGGAGCTGGGTTTCTGCGTCCACGTGAAGCACCCTCACAAG ATAATCGTTATGTACCTTCAGGTGTTAGAGTGTGAGCGTAACCAACACCTGGTCCAGACTTCATG GGTAGCCTCTGAGGGTAAGTGA